The genomic stretch TACCTCAtatctaagcttttttttttttttttttaattataaatcgATAGaactttaaggggaaaaaaacgtCTTCAGTGGTGTCTGCCTCAGCAACCAAGGAGCGACTGGAAAGGGAGGCGGAGCCTAGAGGCGGTGATGTGCTTGCGCACTTATTGGGCTGAGGCATTGTCAATCAAGGTCAATCAAGTTTGTCCAGCAAATGAGGTGCAAGCTAAAGGCACACTGGGAACTAAATGAACTGGAGGTCTGACTGCGAGGGGAGGGGGCTCAAGAGGTAAGCAGTGAAGAGATCTCCGGCTCTCGCAATGCGACATTCAGCTGCGTCACACCTCAGTCCGTCGCAGCTGCAGCTCAGAGAGGCCTTCATTGCTTCCACCACTTTCGCCCAGGCCTCCGCTGCCGCTGCCACCTCTGGTGTAATCACCTCGGCCCAGCCACGCCCCGCCCAGCGCTCCTGCTGCCTTCACCGCTGCCACCTCCTCAGCCCCGGCTTCCACCGCCACCACCCAAGCATCCGTGAGTCATTTTCTACCCATCTCTGGGCACGCGGTAGTGACCACCCTAAGAGGTTTGCAGACTTGCAGAATGGCAGAAGCGGATCCTAACAGGGTCTCGGAACCTGCCGCCCAGGGGTGGATGGAGAGATGGTAGCTATCTCGTCTAGCGATCTGGGGACGAATCTGACAGCAGCAGTtctagcagcagcagtagttgcAGAAGCAGCAGTGGCCGCAGCCCCTTCTATAGAAGTATAAGTGTACCTGGGCCCTCCAGAAGTGTGCGGTGGGCTCCGTCAGGTAGAAGTTTCTTGGATCAGCTGCCTCGGGCAGTTAGAAATCGTGTGCAGGCTCTCAGAAATATTCAAGACAAATGTGACAAGGTAGACGCCCTATTCTTAAAGGCAATTCACGATCTCGAACGAAAATATGCCGAACTCAATAGGCCTATGTACAACCGGCGATTTCAAATCATCAACGCAGAATATGAGCCCACGGAAGAAGAATGTGAATGGAATTTGGAGGATGAGGTGTTCAGCAGCGATGAAGAGATGCAGGAAGACTAGTGAGATGCCTGCTTTAGAGGGtgaggaagaagaggatgacCTGGAAGCAAAACTGAGGTCAAGGGTGAAGAATATGTAACACCAAAAGAAAATTCCGAAGCGAATACTGAAGAAAAAGCAGAATCCAAAGATGCTCTTGAGGCCAGGCCTGAAGTAAAAGATCCAAAAGAAGCCCTCCAGACAAAGGCAGAAGATAAAGGGCAGATTAAAGCAGCAGAGGCTAAGGCGAGGACTCCAGGAAAAGAGGCACCAAAAAGAGTTCCTGAGGTCACGCCTAAAGAAAGAGCTCTTAAAAGAGCTCGCAAAGGAGAGCCTAAAAGAGAAGATCCTAAAGGCATTCCCGACTATTGACTGGCTGTGTTCAAGAATGTTGACAAGCTGGGGCCCATGATTCAGAAGTATGATGAGCCCATTCTGAACTTCCTGTCTGATGTTAGCCTGACGTTTTCAAAACCCATTAGGCCTGTAAGTTACACATTTGAATTTTGCTTTCTACCCAATCCATACTTCAAGAATGAGGTGCTAACCAAGAGATATATAATAAAGTCAAAGCCAGATAGCAATGATCCCTTCTTCTCTTGgggctgggaaatccaagattGCAAAGGCTGTACGATAGATTGGAGAAGAGGAAAGGATGTCACAGTGACAaccacccaaagtcacacagcagctACTGGACAAGTTGAAACCCAGCCAAGAGTGGTTCCTAATGCAGAATTCTTCAATATCTTTAGCCCTCCTGAGATTCCTACTATCGGAAAGCTTGAACCACAAGAAGATGCAATCCTTGATGAAGATTTTGAAATTGGTCAAACTTTACATGATAACGTCATCCTGAAATCAATCTATTACTATACAGGAGAAGTCAACGGTACCTATGATTTTGGTAAAGATTATGGAAacaggaaataacaaaaatataagagGCTGCATGAAAGAATTTTCAGGAATCTCAAATTTCAAGCAGAAGTGAAACAGGTTTATATAGCCTTGAAAAAACCTGCCCTGTAATCTCAACACTAGTATTCCTCATAGTCTTGAGTTTTTGTACTTTCTTGGTAGCCTAAAATATTGTCTTAAATTGTCTTAAATCTCAGTTTATTCTATCTAGCCTGTTGTTGTGTAATATTCTTCAAAACATGTAACTTGCTGTCAGTTATCTAAAGCATGTTGTTTGGTGctacaaagttttaatttttgtgaatttttttgttgtgttCCTATTACAATATAGCTGTGAAAACTGTCAGAATTGTTAACTAAGAcaatattttcttgaaataaagcAAAGTTCCTGAAATATCAATGCAAGTGTTTTTTTCCCAGACCGGAAGACTAAGGCTTTAAACCTGCTTTGTACTAGCTGTTCCTTCATTTGCTACAGAAATACAATATTATACTATCTTGAACAGCACATTGTGGAATTTGACTGCTTGAAAAAAAGATTAGCATACATTTAATAATGTCCATTAAATCATGtatgatatgactgagcatgttAATGTGACATAGTGATTTATAAATTTAAGTATAATGAAGTTActgtttactgctgctgctaagtcgctttagtcgtgtccaactctgtgtgaccccatagagggcagcccaccaggctcccccgtccctgggattctccaggcaagaacactggagtgggttgccatttccttctccaatgcatgaaagtgaaaagtgaaagtgaagttgctccgtcatgtgcaactcttagcgaccccatggactgcagcctaccaggctcctccatccatgggattttccaggcaagagtactggagaggggtgccattgccttctcctactgttTACTACTGAGGTGTTAATATaacatagtatttttttaaatttgctcaTCTTATCCTGTATAACTGTGAACTAAAGGTACTAACCACATTTTCTTTGTAATATGTTCTACTTTGCCTTTCATTGAAAATGATCACTTTATAtcatttggtatttatttttcatgttctaCTGCAacctaaaataaagaaatgtcaaAGTGTATCATGCTATAAAAATCTAcaatatttgcattataaaaAACATGTTGCTTACTATAGAAAAAGTAGGGAATCCTTAGGAAAAgggatattttaaagtatatgattATAATTAATGTTCTGATGCATTTGCTAAATCTTAGGTCTTTTTTGGAGGATATACATTCAAGTGATTGTAGACAAATGGGACAGGGGAGGAGGACTAAGATaagggggagaggaagagaaggggaagagggtTGAAGTAGagaaagtggggagggagagggagggtgaggagagggtggaaggagaacagtggaagagagaaggaTGGGAAATGAGAGgggaaaagggaagggaggagggtagGGAGTGGAAAGAATGGGAAGaagtggggatggggaaggggggAGATTGACAGGAGTGCCTCACCCAGAAAGGACATCAATGAAAGTTTTCACTTCCCAGAGTAGGATCTGAAATGACCCAAGCCCATCTTCCACTGTGACTTGGGAGGAGGTCTCCCTCCCTTGTgtggtttatttttccttctaagtAATATTATGCATGATCCTAAGATTTtggtttgaatttattttaaggaGGAGACCTCTTAAACTCAGTTTACCAGAGTGCTTTGTACTAGGCACAAAGTCACAAGCACAGCAAATAATGCTTTATTTCACATCTGCCATTTCCCCAACtgcata from Bubalus bubalis isolate 160015118507 breed Murrah chromosome X, NDDB_SH_1, whole genome shotgun sequence encodes the following:
- the NAP1L3 gene encoding LOW QUALITY PROTEIN: nucleosome assembly protein 1-like 3 (The sequence of the model RefSeq protein was modified relative to this genomic sequence to represent the inferred CDS: inserted 2 bases in 1 codon; deleted 2 bases in 1 codon; substituted 2 bases at 2 genomic stop codons), which gives rise to MRHSAASHLSPSQLQLREAFIASTTFAQASAAAATSGVITSAQPRPAQRSCCLHRCHLLSPGFHRHHPSIRESFSTHLWRSGDESDSSSSSSSSSCRSSSGRSPFYRSISVPGPSRSVRWAPSGRSFLDQLPRAVRNRVQALRNIQDKCDKVDALFLKAIHDLERKYAELNRPMYNRRFQIINAEYEPTEEECEWNLEDEVFSSDEEMQEDXSEMPALEGEEEEDPGSKTEVKGEEYVTPKENSEANTEEKAESKDALEARPEVKDPKEALQTKAEDKGQIKAAEAKARTPGKEAPKRVPEVTPKERALKRARKGEPKREDPKGIPDYXLAVFKNVDKLGPMIQKYDEPILNFLSDVSLTFSKPIRPVSYTFEFCFLPNPYFKNEVLTKRYIIKSKPDSNDPFFSWGWEIQDCKGCTIDWRRGKDVTVTTTQSHTAATGQVETQPRVVPNAEFFNIFSPPEIPTIGKLEPQEDAILDEDFEIGQTLHDNVILKSIYYYTGEVNGTYDFGKDYGNRKXQKYKRLHERIFRNLKFQAEVKQVYIALKKPAL